In Nitrospira sp., a single genomic region encodes these proteins:
- the hpnR gene encoding hopanoid C-3 methylase HpnR, with product MKFLAVHPGPLMYTKIYLRLEPLGLELVAQAVRQMGHEVRLIDLQVETWKDYAALIRTWKPDAVAFSCNYLANVPEIVDLAKATKRQAPDTFVFVGGHSASFVAHDLLQHAEGSIDCVLKGEGEVSVPLLLQAVEHDRNAVVTVPGAVTVKGEGPPPQFVGSLDDLRPARDLLRHRRKYFIGVLDPCASIEFARGCPWDCSFCSAWTFYGRSYRTVSPEKAVEDLSMVAEPGIFLVDDVAFIQAKQGFEIGEAIARRGIKKQYYLETRGDVLLRNKDVFKFWKTLGLQYMFLGVEAIDEEGLRMHRKRISLGRNFEALEFARSLGITVAINLIADPDWDRRRFEVIRQWCLEIPEIVNISVNTPYPGTESWHTESRKFKTRDYRLFDIQHAVLPTKLPLPEFYEELVKTQQVLNKKHLGWTALKSTAKLAAGHLLRGQTNFVKMLWKFNSVYDPRLQMADHQRPVSYEMSLPGSTPGNSKLLYILPPKGRRGRALDESTEQFVEATRSGTGI from the coding sequence GTACACCAAAATTTACCTGCGCCTGGAGCCGTTGGGGCTGGAGCTGGTCGCCCAGGCCGTTCGGCAGATGGGCCACGAGGTCCGGCTGATCGACCTGCAGGTGGAGACCTGGAAAGACTACGCCGCGCTCATTCGAACCTGGAAGCCGGATGCCGTCGCCTTCTCGTGCAACTATTTGGCCAACGTGCCGGAGATCGTGGATCTCGCCAAAGCGACCAAGCGACAGGCACCGGACACATTTGTGTTCGTCGGAGGACACAGCGCGTCGTTCGTGGCCCACGATCTCCTTCAGCATGCCGAGGGCTCGATCGATTGCGTGCTCAAGGGTGAGGGTGAAGTCTCGGTTCCCCTGTTGTTGCAGGCTGTAGAACATGATCGGAATGCCGTGGTGACTGTGCCCGGGGCGGTGACGGTCAAGGGCGAAGGTCCGCCTCCGCAGTTCGTCGGCAGCCTGGATGATTTGCGTCCGGCGCGGGATCTGCTCCGCCATCGGCGGAAGTATTTTATCGGCGTTCTGGATCCTTGCGCCTCGATCGAGTTTGCGCGCGGCTGTCCCTGGGATTGTTCCTTCTGCAGCGCCTGGACGTTTTACGGACGCAGCTACCGGACGGTCAGTCCCGAGAAGGCCGTGGAGGACCTGTCGATGGTGGCGGAACCGGGGATCTTTTTGGTCGACGACGTCGCCTTCATTCAGGCGAAGCAAGGATTCGAGATCGGCGAAGCCATCGCGCGGCGGGGCATCAAGAAGCAATATTATCTCGAAACGCGCGGCGACGTGTTACTGCGCAACAAGGATGTCTTCAAGTTTTGGAAGACGCTGGGCCTGCAATACATGTTTCTGGGTGTGGAGGCGATCGACGAGGAAGGCCTCCGGATGCATCGGAAACGCATTTCCTTGGGACGCAATTTCGAAGCGTTGGAATTCGCCCGGTCCCTCGGCATCACCGTCGCCATCAATCTGATCGCCGATCCCGACTGGGACCGGAGGCGATTCGAGGTGATTCGGCAATGGTGTCTGGAGATCCCCGAGATCGTGAACATCAGCGTCAATACTCCTTATCCCGGCACCGAGAGCTGGCACACCGAGTCGCGCAAGTTCAAGACCCGCGACTATCGCCTCTTCGACATCCAGCATGCGGTGCTGCCGACCAAATTGCCGCTTCCGGAGTTCTATGAGGAGCTGGTTAAGACCCAACAGGTGCTCAACAAGAAGCATCTGGGGTGGACGGCGCTCAAATCCACGGCGAAACTCGCGGCCGGGCATCTGTTGCGCGGACAGACGAATTTCGTGAAGATGCTGTGGAAGTTCAACAGCGTGTACGACCCCAGACTGCAGATGGCCGACCATCAGCGTCCGGTGTCCTACGAAATGTCTCTGCCTGGGTCCACGCCGGGAAATTCGAAACTCTTATATATCTTGCCGCCGAAAGGTCGGAGGGGCCGCGCCCTCGACGAATCGACCGAGCAATTTGTCGAAGCCACACGGAGCGGCACCGGGATCTAA
- a CDS encoding TldD/PmbA family protein, protein MFVAMTTNWVELAELALARIRAAGADYGDVRVQHSLTQHLEGEDRRIASIRDIEDAGFGIRVLYHGGWGFAASSVLSLEEVPRVAELAVEIARGSSSLAREKVVLVEEPVHRASVETPFRIDPFGVPLEHKTALLCDIMEYVYRQAEVVRSRAALWARRDRKLFLSTEGSQLDFNLLAVQGEFTAVARHDGRFASRSFSTPHLRTGYELIEDAGLLAEAPRIAAQAAEKVRAPAVEPGRYDLVLDAEHLSLTMHESCGHPSELDRALGYEANYAGTSFLTPDKRGSFRFGSPCVSLVADNTEPETLAATGYDDDGVACQRWDIVRDGLFVGYCTNRETASKIGETRSRGSNRAEGWGSVPIVRIANIGLEPGTAGLDDLIGDIKKGIYIEGHGSYSIDQRRYNFQFGGDAFWLIEHGKRTHMLRDVIYHGITPEFWGQCDGVADRTYRRRFGFITCGKGQPGQSGWMTHAASPARFRQVDVIKG, encoded by the coding sequence ATGTTCGTGGCGATGACGACGAATTGGGTTGAACTTGCCGAACTGGCCTTGGCCCGTATCCGGGCCGCGGGGGCCGACTACGGCGACGTGCGTGTTCAGCACAGCCTCACCCAGCACCTCGAGGGCGAGGATCGGCGGATTGCGTCCATCCGGGACATCGAGGATGCCGGCTTCGGCATCCGCGTCCTCTATCACGGCGGATGGGGTTTCGCGGCGAGCTCCGTCTTGTCGCTGGAAGAAGTCCCGCGCGTGGCCGAGCTCGCGGTGGAGATCGCCCGCGGCTCTTCCTCGCTGGCTCGGGAGAAGGTGGTCCTGGTCGAAGAGCCGGTGCATCGCGCCAGCGTCGAGACTCCCTTCCGCATCGATCCGTTCGGCGTCCCGCTCGAACACAAGACCGCCCTGTTGTGCGACATCATGGAGTACGTTTACCGCCAGGCCGAAGTCGTCCGAAGCCGTGCCGCCCTCTGGGCTCGACGGGACCGGAAACTGTTCTTGTCGACCGAAGGCTCGCAACTCGATTTCAATCTCCTGGCGGTGCAGGGAGAGTTTACAGCCGTCGCGCGGCACGACGGCAGGTTTGCGTCGCGCAGTTTCAGTACGCCACATCTGAGGACCGGATACGAGCTGATCGAAGACGCCGGACTGCTGGCGGAAGCCCCTCGCATCGCCGCTCAGGCGGCGGAGAAGGTGCGCGCTCCGGCGGTAGAGCCGGGGCGCTACGATCTTGTCCTGGACGCCGAGCACCTCTCGTTGACCATGCATGAGTCCTGCGGGCATCCGAGCGAACTGGACCGCGCCTTGGGCTACGAGGCGAACTATGCCGGTACGAGCTTTCTCACCCCCGACAAGCGCGGGAGCTTCCGCTTCGGCTCGCCCTGCGTCTCCCTGGTCGCAGACAATACCGAGCCGGAGACCTTAGCGGCGACGGGTTATGACGACGACGGCGTCGCCTGTCAGAGATGGGACATCGTGCGGGATGGCCTGTTCGTCGGATACTGTACAAATCGAGAAACCGCTTCGAAAATCGGCGAGACGCGCTCGCGCGGCTCCAATCGGGCCGAGGGGTGGGGAAGCGTACCAATCGTTCGGATTGCGAACATCGGACTCGAGCCCGGCACGGCCGGCTTGGACGACCTGATCGGCGACATCAAAAAGGGCATCTACATCGAAGGACACGGGTCGTACAGCATCGACCAGCGGCGGTACAACTTCCAATTCGGCGGCGATGCTTTTTGGTTGATCGAGCACGGCAAGCGCACACACATGCTTCGCGACGTGATCTATCATGGGATCACGCCGGAGTTCTGGGGACAATGCGACGGCGTCGCCGACCGGACCTACCGTCGTCGATTCGGCTTCATTACCTGTGGCAAAGGCCAGCCGGGCCAGTCCGGCTGGATGACGCACGCCGCCTCGCCTGCGCGGTTCCGGCAGGTCGACGTCATCAAGGGATAG
- a CDS encoding TldD/PmbA family protein has protein sequence MNVTVRSWPRMTGREEFRFLADLVFRRSAADATTVALHDHHGGTTRFANSQVIQNVDARRGTLTVTVALEGRRGTASTTDFTAGAINNLVARAEQVARLSPKDPEYLPPPEQTTFPRRATARSETGAAGPARRLEYANEAIGQCRIENLLAAGIVSSSLSTVGIAASNGLFAFEERTEARFGVTVQAGEATGWNAAAHRSLDHLRVQERTLTAIGKAKRGRDLRELPPGRYPVILEPAAVSGLLSWVLWTLDAKDYDKGTSPFSGKLGWPVFNERLTLRNLPDHADLLGVGFTSEGLPSEATTWVENGTLRQLSYDRFTALRHGIAVVPTMEAPFLSDSKPSAAKVQDLIKQTDRAILVTNFWYIRVANPSDLTLTGMTRDGTFLVEDGQIVAPVKNLRFHESPLRAFTQLESCTEPAEAVTSETSKSLVPAMLIRDFNFSSVTRF, from the coding sequence GTGAACGTGACGGTTAGATCATGGCCCCGGATGACCGGTCGCGAGGAGTTTCGTTTTCTCGCCGATCTGGTATTCCGTCGGTCGGCGGCGGACGCGACGACCGTGGCGCTTCACGATCACCACGGCGGGACGACCAGGTTCGCCAACAGCCAGGTCATCCAGAACGTGGATGCGAGACGGGGAACCTTGACGGTGACGGTCGCGCTTGAAGGCCGGCGAGGCACGGCCAGCACGACCGACTTCACGGCCGGAGCGATCAACAACCTCGTCGCCAGGGCCGAACAGGTCGCCAGACTGTCCCCGAAGGATCCGGAGTACCTGCCTCCCCCGGAGCAGACCACGTTCCCGCGTCGTGCCACCGCCCGGTCGGAGACCGGCGCCGCAGGGCCGGCGCGCCGGCTCGAATATGCCAATGAAGCGATCGGGCAATGCCGCATTGAAAACCTCCTGGCAGCCGGCATCGTCTCCTCGTCCCTCTCCACCGTCGGCATTGCGGCCAGCAACGGGCTATTCGCCTTCGAAGAACGGACTGAGGCGCGGTTCGGCGTCACGGTTCAGGCCGGTGAGGCGACGGGATGGAACGCCGCGGCGCACCGTTCGCTGGATCATCTCAGGGTTCAGGAGCGCACACTCACGGCGATCGGGAAAGCCAAGCGGGGTCGCGATCTCAGGGAACTGCCGCCGGGCCGGTATCCGGTCATTCTTGAGCCTGCCGCCGTTTCGGGATTGTTGTCGTGGGTGCTCTGGACCTTGGACGCCAAGGACTACGACAAGGGGACCAGTCCGTTTAGCGGTAAGCTCGGCTGGCCGGTCTTCAACGAGCGGCTCACGCTCCGCAATCTTCCCGATCACGCCGATCTCCTTGGAGTAGGATTCACGTCCGAAGGGCTGCCCAGCGAGGCGACGACCTGGGTCGAGAACGGGACGTTAAGACAGCTGTCATACGACCGGTTCACCGCTCTGCGCCATGGCATCGCAGTCGTTCCGACGATGGAGGCTCCGTTCCTGTCGGATTCCAAACCGTCTGCGGCGAAAGTTCAGGATCTCATCAAACAGACCGACCGGGCCATCCTGGTGACCAACTTCTGGTATATTCGGGTCGCGAATCCTTCGGACCTGACGCTGACGGGGATGACCAGGGACGGAACGTTTCTCGTGGAGGACGGGCAAATCGTCGCACCGGTCAAGAACTTGCGGTTTCACGAGAGTCCGCTTCGGGCCTTTACGCAGCTGGAATCCTGCACGGAGCCGGCCGAGGCCGTCACGTCTGAGACGAGCAAGTCGCTCGTCCCCGCGATGCTGATCCGGGATTTCAACTTCTCGAGCGTGACACGATTTTGA
- a CDS encoding tetratricopeptide repeat protein, whose translation MVCSTLGALILLLTCAQVQAAPPIFENLGTLHHPISTTSESAQRYFDQGLRLVYAFNHEEAIRSFEEATKQDPRAAMPYWGVALALGPNINAGMAKDHERRAVEAVRQARSRMDQAGERERAYIDALTKRYGATKGAGRGLFAKAYADAMRLVWRRYQDDPDAGVLFAEALMNLRPWDLWTADGKPKPGTEEIIATLEAVLAQHPDHPGACHYYIHAVEASSQPERALACADRLADLMPGAGHLVHMPAHIYARVGKYHESAEHNAQAAHVDETYLAAHHLAGDYADGYYSHNLHFLWSSLLMEGRSAEAVKISGSLSATISEEEVRKDRSKEQYLPSKLFAWIRFGRWEDLLKEPPPPRGFRLMEGVWRLGRGLALAATGRLPGAAGEHYALAGLTKQIRRTRLPQEKIERDQLKIAERLLAGDLATRHGRYDEAVRALQAAVKLEDAMQYSEPPLWPLSTRLYLGAVLLMAHRPGEAEQVYRADLKRFPENGWALFGLGQSLRAQQQDEEAVDVERRFQAAWSYADVTLTASRF comes from the coding sequence ATGGTCTGTTCAACGCTGGGCGCCCTCATTCTACTGCTGACCTGCGCACAGGTTCAGGCCGCTCCGCCGATTTTCGAGAACCTCGGAACACTGCATCATCCGATCTCCACCACATCGGAATCGGCTCAGCGGTACTTCGATCAAGGGCTGCGGCTGGTCTATGCGTTCAACCATGAGGAGGCGATCCGGTCGTTCGAAGAGGCGACCAAACAGGATCCACGGGCGGCCATGCCCTATTGGGGCGTCGCGCTGGCGCTGGGGCCCAATATTAATGCCGGCATGGCCAAGGACCACGAACGGCGCGCGGTCGAAGCTGTCAGACAAGCACGGAGTCGGATGGACCAGGCCGGCGAACGGGAGCGCGCCTATATCGACGCCCTGACCAAACGGTACGGCGCCACGAAAGGAGCCGGACGGGGCTTGTTCGCCAAGGCCTATGCCGATGCGATGAGGCTTGTCTGGCGGCGCTATCAGGACGACCCCGACGCGGGTGTCCTGTTCGCCGAGGCCTTGATGAATCTCCGGCCGTGGGATTTGTGGACCGCGGACGGCAAGCCCAAGCCCGGTACGGAAGAGATCATCGCGACGCTCGAGGCGGTGCTGGCGCAGCATCCCGACCATCCTGGCGCCTGCCACTATTACATTCATGCCGTCGAAGCCTCCTCGCAGCCTGAGCGGGCGCTGGCCTGCGCCGACCGATTGGCCGATCTCATGCCGGGCGCGGGCCACCTCGTCCACATGCCCGCCCATATTTATGCGAGAGTCGGAAAATATCACGAATCGGCCGAGCACAACGCCCAAGCCGCGCATGTCGACGAGACGTATCTCGCCGCACATCACCTGGCCGGTGACTATGCCGATGGTTATTACAGCCACAATCTTCACTTCTTGTGGTCGTCGCTGTTGATGGAAGGCCGGAGTGCGGAAGCGGTCAAGATCTCCGGCTCGCTGTCGGCCACGATCAGCGAGGAGGAAGTCCGCAAGGATCGCTCGAAAGAACAATATTTGCCCTCCAAGCTCTTCGCTTGGATCCGGTTCGGACGCTGGGAGGATCTCCTCAAGGAGCCGCCTCCGCCTCGAGGGTTCCGCCTCATGGAAGGTGTCTGGCGGCTCGGACGCGGTTTGGCGCTCGCTGCGACCGGGAGGCTGCCCGGCGCAGCGGGGGAACACTATGCCTTGGCCGGGCTTACGAAGCAGATTCGACGGACGCGCCTGCCGCAGGAAAAGATTGAACGGGATCAGCTCAAGATCGCCGAACGACTGCTCGCGGGCGATCTTGCGACCCGTCACGGACGTTACGACGAGGCGGTCCGTGCTCTCCAAGCGGCGGTCAAGCTTGAGGACGCCATGCAGTATTCCGAGCCGCCGCTCTGGCCTTTGTCGACTCGTCTGTATCTCGGCGCCGTTCTGCTGATGGCGCATCGTCCCGGCGAAGCCGAGCAGGTCTACCGAGCGGATTTGAAACGGTTCCCGGAAAACGGGTGGGCCCTGTTCGGACTGGGACAAAGTTTGAGGGCGCAGCAGCAGGACGAGGAGGCGGTGGATGTGGAACGTCGGTTCCAGGCTGCATGGAGTTATGCCGACGTGACCTTGACCGCCTCCCGATTTTGA
- the msrA gene encoding peptide-methionine (S)-S-oxide reductase MsrA — MVVSRWVAAFCIIFTGTELLYPVSGQAADPHPPSKAYFAGGCFWCMEEAYEKVDGVLAVISGFMGGTVKDPSYEDVSSGRTGHAESVEVQYDPAKVSYNQLLDAFWRNIDPVTANAQFCDHGSQYRAAIFYRNEEEKRAAEDSKRAIEQSKRFKEPIVTQIAQATEFYPAEEYHQDFYRKNPIRYKFYKSTCGRVRRLEALWGPSS; from the coding sequence ATGGTCGTATCACGATGGGTTGCCGCTTTCTGCATAATCTTCACGGGAACAGAGCTCTTATATCCGGTGTCCGGGCAGGCGGCTGATCCACATCCTCCGTCCAAAGCCTACTTTGCCGGCGGGTGCTTCTGGTGCATGGAAGAGGCCTATGAGAAGGTTGACGGAGTCCTGGCGGTCATTTCCGGATTCATGGGGGGGACGGTGAAGGATCCGAGCTACGAGGACGTGTCGTCCGGCCGGACCGGCCACGCTGAATCAGTGGAAGTCCAGTATGATCCTGCAAAGGTTTCGTATAATCAGCTCCTGGACGCGTTTTGGAGGAACATCGATCCTGTCACGGCGAATGCGCAGTTTTGCGATCACGGAAGTCAGTACCGGGCGGCCATCTTCTATCGAAACGAAGAAGAGAAACGGGCGGCGGAGGATTCCAAGCGGGCGATCGAACAGTCGAAGCGATTCAAAGAGCCGATCGTGACTCAGATCGCGCAGGCAACGGAGTTCTATCCGGCGGAGGAGTACCACCAGGATTTTTACAGAAAGAATCCCATCCGGTACAAATTTTACAAGTCCACGTGTGGTCGTGTCCGGCGATTGGAAGCCTTGTGGGGTCCGTCGTCGTGA
- a CDS encoding PilZ domain-containing protein: protein MSGNEGQDRRGRRLKVSHRLFFFGEDEFEGEATILDISTGGCQATSMTEVQCGMVFKLSLFLDDQPWPLRIDDSIVRWVKDRTFGLEFLGIRPAQRERLRAILMKAKA, encoded by the coding sequence ATGAGCGGAAATGAAGGACAGGATCGGCGCGGACGACGCCTCAAAGTCAGTCATCGTCTGTTCTTCTTCGGGGAAGACGAGTTCGAGGGAGAGGCGACGATCCTGGACATCTCCACCGGAGGCTGCCAGGCCACATCCATGACGGAGGTGCAGTGCGGCATGGTATTCAAACTGTCGCTCTTTCTAGACGATCAGCCCTGGCCGCTCCGCATCGACGACAGCATCGTGCGCTGGGTCAAGGACCGGACATTCGGACTGGAGTTTCTGGGGATTCGACCGGCTCAGCGTGAACGGTTGCGGGCGATCCTGATGAAAGCCAAAGCCTAG
- a CDS encoding pyridoxal phosphate-dependent aminotransferase: MGRTVINERLARLGHSEIRAMTQACAKAGGVNMAQGVCDTPVPSVVIQAAERAMRSGNNIYSRFDGLAELRQAIADKLARDNRVQSDAEIEVTVSAGATGAFHCACLALFNPKDEVIVFEPYYQYHLSALLAVEAVPVVISMHPPEWSLSLEDVERAITPHTKAILVNSPGNPSGKVFDRRELEDIAALACEHDLLVLTDEIYEYFLYDGQAHVSMASLPGMADRTITIGGYSKTFSITGWRIGYAVAAPEWSKTIGAMNDLLYVCAPTPLQVGVAAGIRELPPSFYAELAKEYQSKRDRFCRALSQAGLQPSIPQGAYYVLADASRLPGTNGKERALHVLEKVGVAGVPGEAFFSAPMGGRFIRFSYAKTDTDLEEACRRLSELA, translated from the coding sequence GTGGGACGGACCGTCATCAATGAGCGATTGGCCCGACTCGGGCATTCTGAAATTCGGGCCATGACCCAGGCCTGCGCAAAGGCTGGGGGAGTGAATATGGCGCAGGGTGTCTGTGACACCCCGGTTCCTTCTGTCGTCATCCAGGCGGCGGAGCGGGCGATGCGGAGCGGGAACAACATATATTCCCGCTTCGACGGGCTCGCCGAGCTGCGGCAGGCGATCGCCGACAAGTTGGCGAGGGACAACCGAGTTCAGTCTGATGCCGAGATTGAGGTTACGGTCAGCGCGGGGGCGACCGGTGCGTTTCATTGCGCGTGCCTCGCCCTGTTCAACCCGAAGGACGAAGTCATCGTCTTCGAGCCGTATTACCAGTATCACTTGAGCGCGTTGCTCGCCGTGGAGGCGGTCCCTGTGGTCATCTCCATGCATCCGCCGGAATGGAGCCTTTCTCTCGAGGACGTCGAGCGGGCCATCACGCCCCACACCAAGGCCATTCTCGTGAACTCACCGGGAAATCCATCGGGCAAGGTGTTCGACCGACGCGAACTCGAAGACATCGCCGCCCTTGCCTGCGAACACGACCTACTCGTCCTGACCGATGAGATTTATGAATACTTTCTGTACGACGGACAGGCGCACGTGAGTATGGCATCTTTACCGGGCATGGCCGACAGAACGATCACGATCGGCGGCTATTCGAAGACGTTCAGCATCACCGGTTGGCGCATCGGCTATGCTGTAGCGGCGCCTGAATGGTCGAAAACGATCGGCGCGATGAACGATCTGCTCTACGTGTGTGCGCCAACCCCGCTTCAAGTCGGCGTGGCGGCCGGGATCCGTGAACTGCCGCCTTCGTTTTATGCTGAACTCGCGAAGGAATATCAGAGCAAGCGGGATCGATTTTGCAGGGCGCTGAGTCAGGCAGGCTTGCAGCCTTCCATACCGCAGGGGGCCTACTACGTGTTGGCCGACGCATCACGGCTTCCGGGGACAAACGGAAAGGAGCGCGCCCTGCATGTGTTGGAGAAGGTCGGCGTAGCAGGAGTGCCGGGCGAGGCCTTTTTCTCCGCCCCGATGGGCGGTCGGTTCATCCGGTTCAGCTATGCCAAGACGGACACCGACCTTGAAGAAGCCTGCAGACGCTTGTCGGAGCTGGCATGA
- a CDS encoding PilZ domain-containing protein has protein sequence MIQRKSPRFAVQLPIRFTDDTADAGGTILNISHDGCMITAGRTPDTATYLRLDMHLREGEPPVKVSLAAVRWSSKNQFGLEYIKVGSEERERLKHFMNMLEQSPGF, from the coding sequence GTGATACAGAGGAAGTCACCGCGCTTCGCGGTTCAACTCCCTATTCGTTTCACCGACGACACCGCTGACGCCGGCGGGACGATCCTGAATATCTCTCACGACGGTTGCATGATCACGGCCGGACGAACACCGGACACGGCGACGTATCTGCGTCTCGATATGCACCTTCGTGAAGGGGAGCCGCCGGTCAAGGTGAGTCTCGCGGCAGTTCGCTGGTCTTCGAAGAATCAATTCGGATTGGAATACATCAAAGTCGGTTCCGAGGAACGGGAACGGCTGAAACACTTCATGAACATGCTGGAGCAGTCGCCGGGGTTCTGA
- a CDS encoding GspE/PulE family protein — MRTTVQKTARSPINPEAFDSLVSDGFIRQADLVKAFQAALAGSAELESLLLDKYRVPKTELGKALSTFFGCPYVSFDERSVADPSLLKDLSYDYLKKYHWIPFRRYEQVIDVLIDNPHDLEKGHDIRRAFPGLTIRFSVSLQRDIERYLQLASGDGDMGSISDTLGELRSEARSERGADEESDSIDENNSAIVRLANQIIVEAYRKEASDIHIEPYSDRKETVVRFRVDGTCSTYMRVPAAYRRALVSRMKIMASLDIAERRKPQDGKIRFKLGDDRLIELRVATLPTAGGNEDVALRILSAKEPLPLEAMEFSPRELANLFELADKPHGLILCVGPTGSGKTTTLHAILRHLNTDERKIWTAEDPIEITQEGLRQVQVHPRIGFTFASAMRSFLRADPDIIMIGEMRDKETAEVAIEASLTGHLVLSTLHTNSAVETVSRLLDMGCDSFNFADSMLCVIAKRLCKRLCATCKQSYHPSRQEYDELVAACGVEAWGRLGIPYDEAFLLNRNQGCESCHHTGFKGRVPLHEMFCNSDELKNMIQGRARTSDMQRAAMQAGMTTLMQDGIRKALGGLTTFKQVRAVAMK; from the coding sequence GTGCGTACCACTGTGCAAAAGACGGCCAGATCCCCCATCAACCCTGAGGCGTTCGACTCTCTGGTGAGCGACGGGTTCATTCGCCAGGCGGACTTGGTCAAGGCCTTTCAGGCTGCCCTGGCAGGCAGCGCCGAGTTGGAATCGCTCCTACTGGATAAGTATCGCGTTCCAAAGACCGAGCTCGGCAAAGCGCTCAGCACGTTTTTCGGCTGCCCGTACGTGTCGTTCGATGAGCGATCCGTCGCCGATCCGAGCCTGCTCAAGGACCTCAGCTACGACTACCTGAAGAAGTACCATTGGATCCCCTTCCGGCGCTATGAACAGGTCATCGATGTACTGATCGACAACCCCCACGACCTGGAAAAAGGCCACGACATTCGTCGCGCGTTCCCGGGCCTCACCATCCGGTTCTCGGTCAGTCTCCAGCGCGATATCGAGCGCTATCTCCAGCTGGCCAGCGGCGACGGGGATATGGGATCGATCAGCGATACCCTGGGAGAATTACGGTCAGAAGCCCGTTCGGAGCGGGGAGCCGATGAAGAGAGCGATTCCATCGACGAAAACAATTCCGCGATCGTCCGGCTCGCCAATCAGATCATCGTCGAGGCCTACCGTAAAGAAGCCTCCGACATTCACATCGAGCCCTATTCGGATCGCAAGGAGACGGTCGTCCGCTTTCGCGTCGACGGTACATGTTCCACCTACATGCGGGTGCCAGCCGCCTACCGACGGGCGTTGGTTTCACGCATGAAGATCATGGCCAGCCTCGACATCGCGGAGCGTCGGAAACCACAGGACGGCAAGATCCGCTTCAAGCTCGGCGACGATCGCCTGATTGAATTGCGGGTGGCGACGCTGCCCACGGCGGGCGGCAACGAGGACGTGGCCCTCCGCATTCTCAGCGCCAAAGAGCCGCTGCCGCTCGAAGCCATGGAATTTTCTCCCCGTGAACTGGCGAACCTGTTCGAACTGGCCGACAAGCCTCACGGACTCATTTTATGTGTCGGGCCGACCGGGTCCGGCAAGACCACCACCCTGCACGCCATACTCCGGCATCTCAATACGGATGAACGCAAGATCTGGACGGCCGAAGACCCGATCGAAATCACGCAGGAAGGGCTGCGGCAAGTCCAGGTCCACCCGCGCATCGGCTTCACGTTTGCATCGGCGATGCGGTCGTTCCTCCGGGCAGATCCGGACATCATCATGATCGGCGAGATGCGGGACAAGGAGACAGCCGAGGTTGCGATCGAGGCCTCGTTGACCGGGCATTTGGTGCTCAGCACGTTGCACACGAACAGCGCCGTCGAAACCGTGTCGCGGCTGCTGGACATGGGTTGCGATTCCTTTAATTTTGCCGACTCCATGCTGTGCGTGATCGCCAAACGCCTGTGCAAGCGGCTCTGCGCGACCTGCAAGCAGTCGTACCATCCGTCCCGGCAGGAATACGACGAACTCGTGGCTGCCTGCGGCGTGGAAGCCTGGGGACGATTGGGCATCCCGTATGACGAGGCGTTCCTGTTGAACAGGAACCAGGGATGCGAATCCTGCCATCACACGGGATTCAAGGGGAGAGTGCCGCTGCACGAAATGTTCTGCAACTCCGACGAGTTGAAGAACATGATTCAGGGTCGAGCCAGAACCTCGGACATGCAGCGCGCGGCCATGCAGGCGGGTATGACCACACTGATGCAGGATGGGATTCGAAAGGCTCTCGGCGGCCTGACGACGTTCAAGCAGGTCCGAGCCGTCGCGATGAAATGA